The following proteins are co-located in the Macadamia integrifolia cultivar HAES 741 chromosome 3, SCU_Mint_v3, whole genome shotgun sequence genome:
- the LOC122074245 gene encoding protein DMP6-like, whose product MDEEPQHHDQKLQTPLLGDLKPTTVGFLWWRRQIAAGTVPFTFQNNFIKDGIGRTFRSTANLSNLLPTGTVLAFQLLSPIFTNKGVCDINSRRRSMTAGLLTTFALSCFLSSFTDSFRDENGKVRHGIATFRGLWVIDGSDSISPEEASEFRIKFVDFLHAFMSVLVFGAVALLDQNVVSCFYPSPSEKMKELLTAMPVGIGIIGSMCFVTFPTTRHGIGFPLSHR is encoded by the coding sequence ATGGATGAAGAACCACAGCATCATGATCAAAAACTACAGACCCCTCTCTTAGGAGATTTAAAACCCACCACGGTGGGTTTTCTATGGTGGCGCCGCCAGATTGCAGCTGGTACGGTACCCTTCACATTTCAGAACAACTTTATAAAGGACGGCATTGGCCGGACATTTAGAAGCACAGCCAATTTATCCAATCTCCTCCCTACAGGAACAGTTCTTGCATTCCAACTTCTATCACCCATCTTCACTAACAAAGGTGTCTGTGACATCAACAGCCGGCGGCGGTCCATGACGGCTGGCCTTTTGACCACTTTTGCTCTCTCATGCTTTCTATCATCCTTTACTGATAGCTTCAGAGATGAGAATGGGAAAGTCCGTCATGGGATTGCAACCTTTCGGGGATTGTGGGTCATTGATGGATCAGATAGTATTTCTCCAGAGGAAGCTTCAGAATTTCGGATCAAGTTTGTTGATTTCTTGCATGCTTTCATGTCAGTACTGGTTTTTGGTGCTGTGGCATTGCTTGATCAGAATGTGGTGAGTTGTTTCTACCCATCACCATCAGAAAAGATGAAGGAACTACTCACAGCAATGCCAGTTGGGATCGGAATCATTGGGAGTATGTGTTTTGTCACTTTCCCTACTACTCGTCATGGAATTGGCTTTCCCCTCTCTCATCGCTAG